A genomic stretch from Psilocybe cubensis strain MGC-MH-2018 chromosome 1, whole genome shotgun sequence includes:
- a CDS encoding Chitin deacetylase: protein MKYLIQASLLTALPALVAAQQDLHIRVENEDFRPRQIFSSVTTPSSTKGLTGVISTPAALTSAVGDGNAVSSLSRSSSHTTLTAEPLATTPVPTFHLQSTNPTAVPLASINAAQPSLATKPLDSTVVAGTVPTFLPGAPAIPNVALLKPSNYPALDKIPPIDSPEVQRWIQEVKDTGIAVPEFTPTNPGYLGGCLNNSASVGEDSRCWWTCGGCTRPTDISDCPTALDWGLTYDDGPSFYTSNLLAYLDQENLKSTFFVVGSRVISFPAILQTEYMSQHQIGVHTWSHPPLTTLTNEQIIAELGWTKKVIKDVLGVTPNMMRPPFGDIDDRVRAISLAMGLIPVMWTRISPLATFDTDDFNVHSGATSVEQVLQNWGNILSNVASRSSGFIVLEHDLFEQTVEVATGYILPDALAHKPRFTIQPVISCLKKKMSDAYIETNDNSTNPPALSAAVNAGLTKETKAPTPKKSSSDLLLLDQRAILMSLGTLAMGFGVGGLAFLRFSLV from the exons ATGAAATATTTAATACAAGCCTCTCTTCTCACCGCTCTTCCCGCTCTTGTCGCCGCCCAACAAGATTTACATATCCGTGTTGAGAATGAAGATTTTCGTCCTCGCCAAATTTTCAGCTCTGTTACAACGCCTTCTTCAACCAAAGGTTTGACTGGAGTAATCTCCACGCCTGCTGCCTTGACTTCAGCTGTCGGTGACGGCAACGCTGTTTCTAGCTTGTCAAGATCTTCATCTCATACAACTCTAACGGCAGAGCCTTTGGCGACGACCCCAGTTCCCACCTTCCATTTACAATCCACCAACCCAACAGCAGTTCCACTGGCCAGCATCAATGCCGCCCAACCCAGTTTGGCTACAAAGCCGCTGGACTCTACGGTAGTTGCAGGAACTGTGCCGACCTTCTTGCCAGGCGCCCCCGCGATACCAAATG TGGCCCTTTTAAAACCCTCAAATTATCCCGCCTTGGATAAAATACCTCCAATTGACTCGCCAGAGGTTCAGCGATGGATCCAAGAGGTTAAAGATACCGGAATCGCCGTCCCGGAATTCACCCCTACTAATCCAGGCTA TTTAGGAGGATGCCTTAATAATTCGGCCTCTGTTGGCGAAGATTCACGGTGTTGGTGGACGTGCGGTGGTTGTACACGTCCTACTGATATCTCTGATTGTCCAACCGCTTTGGACTGGGGGCTTACTTATGACGATGGGCCTTCGTTTTATACTTCGAATCTCCTGGCATATTTGGATCAGGAAAACCTCAAGTCGACGTTCTTTGTTGTCGGGTCTCGTGTTATCTCGTTTCCTGCGATTCTCCAGACAGAATATATGAGCCAACATCAGATTGGAGTGCATACTTGGAGCCACCCGCCTCTGACCACTTTGACGAACGAGCAGATTATCGCTGAGTTGGGCTGGACGAAGAAGGTTATCAAAGACGTTCTTGGAGTTACGCCGAACATGATGCGTCCACCTTTTGGCGATATTGA TGATCGCGTTCGCGCGATTTCTCTTGCGATGGGACTTATCCCAGTGATGTGGACACGAATCAGTCCGCTGGCCACCTTTGATACCGACG ATTTCAACGTTCATAGTGGTGCTACGTCTGTTGAACAAGTCTTGCAAAACTGGGGCAACATACTCTCAAACGTTGCGTCGAGAAGCAGCGGGTTTATTGTCCTTGAACACGATCTTTTTGAACAAACCGTTGAAGTTGCTACGGGGTACATTCTTCCCGATGCGTTGGCCCACAAACCACGTTTCACTATCCAGCCTGTCATTAGCTGCTTGAAAAAGAAGATGTCAGACGCATACATTGAAACCAACGACAATTCGACGAATCCGCCTGCATTGTCGGCGGCTGTGAACG CTGGATTGACTAAAGAGACAAAGGCACCAACCCCCAAAAAATCTTCGTCAGATTTGCTCTTGCTAGACCAGCGGGCCATCCTGATGTCATTGGGGACTCTTGCGATGGGATTTGGCGTCGGTGGTCTGGCTTTCCTTCGTTTTTCTCTTGTCTAA
- a CDS encoding Cytochrome c oxidase assembly protein COX19: MSFGRPPSINVGFKVTAPDRGSFPLDHYGAWKFQVNILFRADNRYTQPGECKDKMQQYMACLKQNGSTSTPCRNLSKEYLDCRMNKGLMERDEWKNLGLSNVDNKSKPSESTNAGASASDDKSSTQCRA; the protein is encoded by the exons ATGTCTTTTGGAAGACCTCCTTCTATTAATGTAGGTTTCAAGGTCACTGCCCCGGATCGCGGATCGTTTCCCCTGGATCATTATGGTGCGTGGAAATTTCAAGTAAACATTTTGTTCAGGGCTGATAATAGGTACACCCAACCAGGGGAGTGCAAGGATAAAATGCAGCAATATATGGCATGTTTGAAGCAAAACGGGAGCACATCTACTCCTTGCAGGAATCTGAGCAAGGAATATCTTGACTGCCGCATGAACAA AGGTCTCATGGAGCGGGACGAGTGGAAAAACCTTGgtctctccaatgtagataACAAGTCTAAACCTTCTGAATCAACCAATGCAGGGGCCTCTGCATCAGACGACAAGTCGTCAACTCAATGCCGCGCGTAG
- a CDS encoding U2 small nuclear ribonucleoprotein A', which produces MKLTPELLAQVSSHQNPLKERQLDLRGYKIPAIENLGVTRDQHDCIDFTDNAIITLGNLPLLKRLQTLLLANNRIHNISASIHLSVPNLQTLVLTNNNITELGDLEPLKELKHLKYITLLGNPVQEKKWYREWLAWRIPGLRVLDFQRIRDKERAHAKSLFVTADGLPTALATTISSTVTAHSTKTSLTIDEPKAAPTVKAGRLMSKEDQEKVKAAIAKATSIEEVRRLERSLREGYVPEFDSVGA; this is translated from the exons ATGAAGCTCACCCCAGAGCTGCTAGCCCAGGTCTCCTCTCACCAAAATCCTTTGAAGGAGCGCCAGCTCGACCTCAGAG GCTACAAAATACCTGCCATTGAGAATTTGGGTGTGACACGG GACCAACATGACTGCATAGATTTCACTGACAACGCCATAATCACCCTGGGCAACCTCCCTCTTCTAAAACGTCTCCAGACTCTCCTTCTCGCCAACAACCGAATACATAACATTTCGGCGTCTATCCATCTATCCGTGCCCAACCTACAGACTCTAGTCCTGACCAACAACAATATCACCGAGCTCGGTGACCTTGAGCCTCTCAAAGAGCTCAAACACCTCAAGTACATCACTCTTTTGGGCAACCCTGTCCAGGAAAAAAAATGGTATAGAGAGTGGCTTGCCTGGAGAATTCCTGGGCTAAGAGTTTTGGATTTTCAGAGAATTCGCGATAAG GAACGCGCCCATGCAAAATCATTGTTTGTGACAGCAGATGGTCTGCCTACCGCTTTGGCGACCACCATATCTTCGACTGTCACTGCACACTCAACTAAGACTTCTCTCACCATCGACGAGCCAAAGGCAGCACCAACAGTAAAAGCTGGTCGTTTGATGTCGAAAGAGGATCAGGAGAAGGTCAAGGCTGCTATCGCAAAGGCGACATCGATAGAGGAAGTCAGAAGGCTAGAAAGAAGTTTGCGCGAAGGATATGTGCCAGAATTTGACTCAGTGGGGGCATAG
- a CDS encoding hypothetical protein (Uncharacterized protein C19F5.03): protein MGHDIYRATEFDILPLASVSAYVPPHPVEAQLLGLVRSHLNGGNFLFSYTWDLTRRLQVQWDSREADAGKAFWEVVDDRFFWNRFLQTKLIDQATTNPHAAYGSFILPIMYGTFDVRPTFLHGRHMYLALISRRSRFRAGTRYFRRGIDHNGHVANFNETEQLLLVEGQTSPGSVRISDDNFATKLSFVQIRGSVPVFWSEINTLRYKPDLQIMELPHTDHAMQTHFTALTNTYGKQYLVNLVNQKGHEKPVKEAYERFVAQLDLPDVKYQYFDFHAECKNMRWDRISVLIDKLKDDIDREGYFQINNDDSAPKKVQTGTVRTNCMDNLDRTNVVQAAVAKYVLNQQLRSLGILSADDGVDDYEAFSKEFREMWADHADNIAKAYGGSGALKSDFTRTNKRTKMGALEDGYKSVMRYLKNNFFDGARQDGFDLVTGTWIPRKNPSSALFLITDPRPLIIRSMPAIASFSLFMICAGLTLPRTSDYSLVYYFMLWFSLFSMAIVFILIHGIDYVSWPRLNPLTDIIYYSGPGHRSGHHGKGLQGISEPSWKKTKWVSGVGRRTKSLVEEVELGTVKKRVD from the exons ATGGGCCACGACATATACCGCGCGACGGAATTCGATATCCTGCCCTTGGCATCCGTCTCTGCTTACGTCCCTCCACATCCAGTGGAAGCACAACTACTTGGACTCGTTCGGTCTCATTTAAATGGCGGAAACTTCTTGTTTTCGTATACCTGGGATCTGACTCGTCGACTGCAAGTTCAATGGGACTCAAGGGAAGCGGACGCTGGCAAGGCCTTTTGGGAAGTT GTCGACGATCGGTTCTTCTGGAACAG ATTTTTGCAGACGAAACTCATAGATCAGGCCACTACAAACCCTCATGCTGCA TACGGCTCCTTCATTCTCCCTATCATGTATGGAA CCTTCGACGTGCGCCCAACCTTTCTCCATGGACGACACATGTATTTGGCTCTTATTAGTCGTCGATCACGATTCCGCGCGGGGACGCGTTATTTCCGTCGCGGTATCGACCACAACGGACATGTTGCCAACTTCAACGAGACTGAACAACTTTTACTAGTCGAGGGACAGACGTCGCCGGGTTCAGTGCGCATCAGTGACGACAACTTCGCTACTAAATTGAGCTTCGTGCAAATTCGTGGAAGTGTGCCCGTCTTCTGGTCCGAAATCAATACTCTTCGATACAAGCCTGATTTGCAAATCATGGAGCTCCCACACACC GATCATGCCATGCAAACACATTTCACCGCTCTTACAAACACGTACGGAAAGCAGTATCTTGTCAATCTTGTGAATCAGAAAGGCCACGAGAAACCTGTCAAAGAAGCTTATGAACGTTTTGTTGCTCAG TTGGATTTGCCCGACGTCAAATACCAATACTTCGATTTCCATGCTGAGTGCAAGAATATGCGATGGGATAGAATTAGTGTTCTCATCGACAAACTAAAAGACGATATCGATAGAGAGGG GTACTTCCAGATCAACAATGATGATTCTGCCCCCAAAAAGGTGCAAACAGGCACTGTTCGCACCAATTGCATGGACAACCTTGATCGTACAAATGTCGTGCAGGCAGCGGTTGCCAAATATGTCTTGAACCAGCAGCTTAGATCATTAGGTATCTTGTCTGCGGATGACGGTGTCGATGACTATGAAGCCTTTAGCAAAGAATTCAGAGAAA TGTGGGCCGATCATGCTGATAATATCGCAAAAGCATACGGTGGCTCTGGAGCCCTCAAGTCCGATTTTACCAGAACAAATAAGCGTACTAAAATGGGTGCCTTAGAAGACGGATATAAGTCGGTTATGAGATATCTGAAAAACAATTTCTTCGATGGCGCAAGACAA GATGGTTTTGATTTGGTCACCGGAACATGGATTCCCAGAAAGAATCCATCTTCTGCGTTGTTCCTGATTACGGACCCCCGGCCTCTAATTATACGTTCC ATGCCTGCCATTGCATCgttctccctttttatgatatgTGCGGGCTTGACACTTCCACGCACATCAG ATTATTCTCTCGTTTATTACTTTATGCTTTGGTTCTCGCTCTTCAGCATGGCCATCGTATTCATTCTTATTCATGGCATTGACTACGTTTCGTGGCCTCGCCTCAACCCACTCACCGACATCATCTACTATTCCGGTCCTGGACATCGCTCTGGTCACCATGGGAAGGGGTTGCAAGGGATATCTGAGCCAAGTTGGAAGAAAACCAAGTGGGTTTCTGGGGTTGGACGGAGGACGAAGTCGCTTGTGGAGGAGGTCGAGCTTGGCACTGTGAAGAAGAGAGTTGATTAA
- a CDS encoding Transcription factor zip1, whose amino-acid sequence MLSLKSEALEDTVCLTSPEPSGAQELQFWETFAFDMEREQHANSRNPRDPQRSRSTSTSNTTAQHSRIHSGAPSVQDAALLAQFAAATGGGDLSQVYSNIMAQNPYPSMGPTPGFYGNFLHHGSMPTQLPPLSSLDFPWNNVPQQPQASSSHYDHRQEDPNTRMHTLPPYMDAQFTPSGPRPAQTTKESKRGKAASSSTVNENRSTSSPEVDMTEAERAAIADEKRRRNTAASARFRIKKKHKTLGLERSVSDLTGRAEELEREAADLRRENGWLKEIVMLKGTRFAANNAAHREALSQAAALATGGYTDASREPAGSSTRKGEASESERSESESSDVEEKKSKTKGKGKKSSKNE is encoded by the exons ATGCTATCTCTCAAAAGCGAGGCTCTAGAGGACACAGTTTGCCTTACGTCCCCAGAACCATCTGGTGCTCAGGAATTACAATTCTGGGAAACATTTGCATTTGACATGGAGCGGGAGCAACACGCAAACTCTCGGAATCCTCGAGACCCACAAAGATCACGCTCTACTTCTACGTCTAATACGACAGCGCAGCATTCGCGTATACATTCAGGAGCTCCAA GCGTACAAGATGCTGCATTACTGGCCCAATTTGCCGCTGCCACAGGGGGCGGCGACCTCAGTCAGGTGTATTCCAATATAATGGCCCAAAACCCTTATCCATCCATGGGCCCAACGCCTGGCTTTTACGGAAACTTCTTGCACCACGGTTCGATGCCGACGCAACTGCCTCCGCTATCTTCACTTGACTTTCCATGGAATAACGTCCCCCAGCAACCGCAGGCTAGTTCCAGTCATTACGACCACCGTCAAGAAGATCCAAATACAAGAATGCATACTTTACCACCATATATGGACGCGCAGTTTACACCGTCTGGGCCCCGCCCTGCTCAGACGACTAAAGAGAGCAAGCGAGGGAAAGCGGCATCAAGCTCCACGGTGAATGAGAATCGATCAACAAGTTCTCCGGAGGTCGATATGACGGAAGCGGAACGCGCAGCCATCGCAGACGAGAAAAGACGCAGAAATACAGCAGCATCCG CGCGTTTTCGAATCAAGAAGAAGCACAAAACTCTGGGACTCGAGCGATCCGTGTCGGACCTGACTGGGAGGGCAGAAGAACTAGAGAGAGAGGCTGCCGACTTGCGTAGAGAGAACGGATGGTTAAAAGAAATCGTCATGCTCAAAGGCACCAGATTTGCCGCAAATAACGCGGCACATAGGGAAGCATTGAGTCAGGCCGCTGCTCTCGCAACTGGTGGTTATACAGACGCGTCCAGGGAACCTGCGGGTAGTTCGACTCGGAAGGGAGAGGCATCAGAGTCCGAGCGatcagaatcagagtcaTCCGATGTTGAGgaaaaaaagtcaaagaccaaggggaaggggaagaaatCGTCAAAAAATGAGTGA
- a CDS encoding hsp70 nucleotide exchange factor fes1: MATFQAVKKAVTLTPTVRALPSGIPHAPLLNLAARAPHDPHAHGAAGPRADAAPQWAGGVSRTASGLVSKTFTTVSPTSNFQQRYIHTSVARKDAPEVPDFSAYRTNPETNRALSYFMVGSLGVISASAAKSSVSEFLQSMAASADVLALAKVEVDLTTIPEGKNVIIKWRGKPVFIRHRTQSEIDEARSSDWKSFRDPQADEDRVKKPEWLVMLGVCTHLGCVPIGEAGDYGGWFCPCHGSHYDISGRARKGPAPLNLEVPVYEFNETEDKLVIG; encoded by the exons ATGGCTACATTTCAGGCCGTCAAAAAGGCGGTCACCCTCACCCCCACCGTCCGCGCCCTCCCCAGCGGCATTCCCCATGCTCCCCTTCTGAACCTCGCCGCCAGGGCTCCCCATGATCCCCATGCCCATGGTGCCGCAGGTCCTCGCGCTGACGCTGCCCCACAATGGGCTGGAGGCGTTTCCCGCACTGCTTCGGGTCTGGTGTCCAAGACGTTCACCACAG TCTCTCCTACCTCCAACTTCCAGCAGCGATACATCCACACCTCTGTTGCCAGGAAAGACGCGCCTGAAGTCCCAGATTTCTCTGCTTATCGCACCAACCCCGAGACCAACCGTGCTCTCTCCTACTTCATGGTCGGCTCCCTCGGTGTTATCTCTGCTTCCGCTGCAAAGTCCAGCGTGTCAGAGTTCCTCCAGAGCATGGCTGCCTCTGCCGACGTTCTCGCCTTGGCCAAGGTCGAGGTTGACCTCACCACCATTCCCGAGGGCAAAAACGTTATCATCAAATGGCGAGGAAAGCCAGTGTTCATCAGGCACAGGACTCAGTCCGAAATCGACGAAGCCCGCAGCTCCGACTGGAAGTCTTTCAGGGATCCTCAAGCCGATGAGGACCGAGTGAAGAAGCCGGAGTGGTTGGTCATGTTGGGCGTTTGCACCCATCTGGGATGTGTCCCCATTGGCGAGGCTGGTGACTATGGAGGCTG GTTCTGCCCTTGCCACGGCTCTCACTACGATATCT CCGGTCGTGCCCGCAAAGGCCCTGCTCCT TTGAACTTGGAGGTTCCCGTATACGAATTCAACGAGACAGAAGATAAACTCGTCATTGGTTAA
- a CDS encoding Chitin deacetylase produces the protein MRFSQSTVFAILPALVVARNQGQQFARQHDLNARQNPATGSTTTASVPVGTSASSVSGTAAATPTLATTFTFKLDATNPTAVPLSVINAAQPSSVTKPLDSTAVPGTIPTFIPNAPPLPNAALLNPANYPVLDKVPPVDSPEVKGWIDEVTATGIVIPSFDPTQPGGCPNNTAAVADTSRCWWTCGGCTRSTDVTQCPAPLNWGLTYDDGPAPYTSNLLSYLDQTNLKSTFFVVGSRVISFPATLQTQFLGQHHIAVHTWSHPSLTTLTNEQIIAELGWSKKVIKDVLGITPNLMRPPFGDIDDRVRAISMAMGLTPVMWTRISPLATFDTDDFNIHGGITSVQQVLQNWENILGNATTMSNGFIVLEHDLFEQSVEVATGYILPDALAHNPPFTIKPVIECLNKNMADAYIETNDNSTNPPALSAAVSAGVVTVTSAPASASNTSKSSAVSGQFNGAGLAYMATVIAGLAVGALLSLPF, from the exons ATGAGGTTCTCCCAGTCCACCGTTTTTGCTATTTTACCTGCTTTGGTTGTGGCACGCAATCAAGGACAACAGTTTGCCCGTCAACACGATCTTAACGCCCGACAAAATCCTGCCACTGGCTCGACCACAACAGCCTCTGTGCCTGTCGGAACAAGTGCATCGAGCGTGTCCGGAACGGCTGCAGCAACGCCAACACTGGCGACCACGTTTACTTTCAAGCTAGACGCGACTAACCCTACTGCAGTTCCTCTCTCCGTGATCAATGCGGCTCAGCCAAGTTCTGTCACCAAGCCTTTAGACTCTACTGCAGTACCAGGAACAATTCCTACATTCATACCAAACgcacctcctctcccaaatg CGGCGCTTTTAAATCCTGCTAATTATCCAGTTTTGGACAAAGTACCCCCAGTTGATTCCCCTGAAGTCAAGGGATGGATAGACGAGGTGACCGCGACTGGCATTGTTATACCTTCGTTTGATCCTACGCAACCTG GCGGCTGCCCAAACAACACGGCAGCTGTTGCCGATACTTCTAGGTGCTGGTGGACTTGCGGCGGATGTACCCGTAGCACTGATGTCACTCAGTGCCCGGCACCACTTAACTGGGGGTTGACATATGATGATGGCCCTGCGCCTTATACATCCAACCTTTTATCCTATCTTGACCAAACAAACCTTAAATCGACTTTCTTCGTCGTTGGTTCACGCGTCATTTCTTTCCCTGCTACGCTTCAAACACAGTTCCTCGGTCAACACCACATCGCGGTCCACACGTGGAGTCATCCATCTTTGACTACCCTTACCAACGAACAGATTATTGCTGAACTTGGCTGGTCCAAAAAGGTTATTAAGGATGTTCTAGGAATAACTCCTAATTTGATGCGTCCTCCTTTCGGAGATATCGA TGACCGTGTTCGAGCCATTTCCATGGCCATGGGTCTTACCCCCGTTATGTGGACTCGTATCAGTCCATTGGCTACGTTTGACACCGATG ACTTCAACATTCACGGTGGTATTACTTCTGTCCAGCAGGTCTTGCAAAATTGGGAAAACATCCTTGGAAACGCTACGACTATGAGCAACGGGTTTATTGTTCTTGAACATGACCTCTTCGAACAATCAGTCGAAGTTGCTACTGGTTACATTCTTCCTGATGCACTTGCCCACAATCCTCCTTTCACTATTAAACCCGTCATCGAATGCCTCAATAAAAATATGGCTGATGCTTATATTGAAACGAATGACAACAGTACCAACCCGCCTGCGTTGTCTGCGGCTGTGTCTG CTGGTGTTGTAACTGTTACATCGGCGCCAGCGTCTGCGTCGAATACATCTAAATCATCTGCGGTTTCTGGACAGTTTAATGGCGCTGGATTGGCCTACATGGCTACAGTCATTGCAGGACTTGCTGTTGGTGCCCTGCTCTCTTTGCCATTCTGA
- a CDS encoding Glycerophosphodiester phosphodiesterase — MRLAVVSESLYILAGLGLVVASPVDRRAPKGQYFDVQGHRGSRGEAVESTLPSFAWGLIDGVVTLELDNGITKDGAVIVWHDEVIEADKCNDTKPAFKNDPDFPYVGKHVANLTLAQIKTLDCGSKRLSSFPLQLTYPGTKISTLGELFKFAQCVDPERRIQWNIESKINPEQTNSTRGVDDFVKLQLAEFKKSSYKLSQITYQSFDWRTLMGMKALEPRVPTAALLDDTTLYGPNNTTSVWLGGLRLDDFKGKTTGEKIAYAAKSIKASIVSPGVYSSASSADPSEEGYIPFATKDMIDKAHELGMLVKPWTINRLNIAEQILDWGVDGIITDYPATVRRLAEQRGKPVAPAFSKKTVLGCLNKHLQKA, encoded by the exons ATGCGTTTGGCAGTTGTCTCTGAAAGCCTTTACATTCTCGCCGGACTTGGTCTGGTGGTGGCAAGCCCTGTAGATCGAAGGGCGCCAAAAGGACAGTACTTTGACGTACAG GGACATCGGGGTAGCCGTGGTGAGGCGGTGGAAAGTACTTTGCCATCATTCGCGTG GGGATTGATTGACGGTGTGGTAACGCTTGAGCTCGACAATGGTATCACAAAG GATGGTGCTGTGATAGTTTGGCATGATGAGGTCATTGAAGCTGACAAGTGCAACGATACCAAGCCTGCG TTTAAGAACGATCCTGATTTCCCCTACGTCGGCAAACATGTCGCCAACCTGACTTTAGCGCAGATCAAGACTCTTGATTGTGGTTCGAAGCGTCTGTCTTCTTTCC CGCTCCAGTTGACTTATCCAGGAACCAAAATTTCGACGCTTGGAGAGCTCTTCAAGTTTGCCCAATGCGTTGACCCAGAACGCAGAATCCAATGGAATATTGAATCCAAAATCAATCCTGAACAGACTAATTCTACCCGGGGAGTTGACGACTTTGTGAAGCTCCAGCTAGCAGAATTCAAGAAGAGCTCGTATAAACTCTCTCAGATCACA TACCAAAGTTTCGACTGGAGGACGCTGATGGGTATGAAG GCTCTTGAACCCCGGGTTCCAACTGCCGCGTTGCTTGACGA TACAACCCTGTATGGACCCAACAACACCACTTCGGTGTGGCTCGGAGGGCTCCGCCTCGACGACTTCAAGGGGAAAACCACGGGGGAAAAAATTGCATATGCCGCCAAGTCAATCAAAGCGAGCATTGTGTCGCCAGGAGTTTATTCCAGTGCGAGTAGCGCTGACCCTAGCGAGGAAGGCTATATCCCTTTTGCAACCAAGGACATGATTGACAAGGCGCATGAACTCGGAATGCTGGTGAAGCCCTGGACT ATTAACCGGCTCAACATCGCAGAACAAATCCTCGACTGGGGTGTCGATGGAATCATCACAGATTACCCAGCGACGGTTCGCAGGCTAGCTGAACAGCGCGGAAAGCCAGTTGCGCCGGCTTTTAGCAAAAAGACGGTGCTGGGATGCCTGAACAAGCACTTGCAGAAAGCGTAG
- a CDS encoding Protein SET, which yields MAKGTKRASPGAEEEKSGLSNAELGEEDAQKLTEIQRDLARVELVLERQAQATLRPVYEKRRAVVRTIPNFWPVALMNHSLFAYHAQHSADQTALNYLEDLWVEKDPNEHRCFTIEFYFKENPLFSDTVLKKEYKFVKPPAAENEVADENGITPSMLDFSWERDVEVSTTKINWKDADKALTKVYPRKVGEDEDDIADPGSFFNFFEHRADPSEIGVVIANEIFPEAIEYFLGNVDGEITDSEDEDDDDDDDDAEEIDLEKPRSKKRKV from the exons ATGGCTAAAGGTACCAAAAGAGCTTCCCCTGGtgctgaagaagagaaaagcgGCTTGTCCAACGCCGAACTTGGGGAGGAAGACGCCCAAAAATTAACAGAGATTCAACGCGATCTTGCGCGCGTTGAGCTCGTCCTTG AACGCCAGGCTCAGGCAACATTGCGCCCAGTTTATGAGAAACGCCGTGCTGTTGTCCGCACCATTCCTAATTTCTGGCCAGTGGCTCTCATGAACCACAGCCTCTTTGCGTACCATGCTCAACACAGTGCTGATCAAACTGCACTCAACTATCTTGAGGATCTCTGGGTCGAAAAGGATCCCAATGAACACAGATGCTTCACCATTGAATTC TATTTCAAAGAAAACCCTTTGTTCTCTGACACCGTCCTCAAGAAGGAGTACAAATTTGTGAAGCCCCCTGCTGCTGAAAATGAAGTGGCTGATGAAAATGGCATTACCCCCTCCATGCTTGACTTCTCATGGGAGCGTGATGTCGAGGTTTCG ACCACAAAAATCAACTGGAAGGACGCTGACAAGGCCTTGACAAAGGTATACCCTCGTAAGGttggtgaagatgaagatgatatcGCCGACCCTGGAAGCTTCTTTAACTTCTTCGAGCACCGTGCCGATCCATCTGAG ATTGGTGTTGTCATTGCGAATGAAATATTCCCAGAGGCCATTGAATACTTCCTGGGCAACGTTGACGGTGAAATCACCGACtctgaagacgaggatgacgatgatgatgatgacgacgcTGAGGAAATCGATCTCGAGAAACCTCGCTCCAAAAAACGCAAAGTGTAA
- a CDS encoding Transmembrane protein 205 yields the protein MARVQLLSIASLSGLFNLNAVYLTGYAWLFGMSVWVTFFGGIIAYRALPRHQFGALQHKTFPVYFVLSMLLSSGLMAIWTFKHPDILVYLARPNVADVAQFYALATVFSSQALNYFVIGPLTSKTMFQRQRLEKEEGKVYNDPGVSDEMKALNRRFGSLHGISSLANLGAVLALGFHGLWIGNAGVKGY from the exons ATGGCAAGAGTACAGCTCCTTTCAATTGCTTCTTTATCAGGCCTCTTTAACCTCAATGCTGTCTATCTTACTGGATATGCATGGCTCTTCGGCATGT CCGTGTGGGTAACTTTCTTTGGAG GCATCATCGCGTACAGGGCTCTTC CACGTCATCAGTTCGGTGCTCTGCAACACAAAACTTTCCCGGTCTATTTTGTGTTGTCCATGCTGCTTTCGTCGGGCCTTATGGCTATATGGACCTTCAAACACCCAGACATCCTAGTCTATCTAGCTCGTCCTAATGTCGCTGACGTGGCCCAATTCTATGCTCTTGCCACTGTATTTTCCTCGCAAGCACTGAACTATTTTGTCATTGGGCCTTTGACTAGCAA GACCATGTTCCAGAGGCAACGGCTTGAGAAAGAAGAAGGCAAAGTTTACAATGATCCGGGT GTTTCCGACGAAATGAAGGCCTTAAATCGTCGTTTTGGTTCGTTACATGGCATCAGTTCACTGGCCAACCTCGGGGCAGTTCTAGCGTTGGGTTTCCATGGCTTATGGATTGGCAACGCTGGCGTAAAAGGATATTGA